In Pyrus communis chromosome 11, drPyrComm1.1, whole genome shotgun sequence, the sequence GATGCAGCCATTGAAGCAGAGGAACTTGAAGTCTCTGTCCACTGGCTGCAGGGCCCTGAAGCCCTCCTCGCTTCAGTTCTGTATGCAGGCGAGCGAGCCGGAGAAGGCACTCTTCGGTGGGTCCACAATGTGGGACCCGCCCAGCAATGGGTCTGACAACTCGAGCTCTTTGAACATCTGGGACTACTCCGACTCTGAGGCTGCCCCTGCCTCCTCTTGGTCTACACTGCCTAACAAGTGAGTTCTCTGCCCAATGTGCTTATGCTAACCAAGGGACTTGTAGATCAATTTAATAAGAGCATTCTGCCTTGCATCCGAGGTCCTGGTTCGAAACACCCCTCCCCCAGTCTCGCttgtataaaaaagaaattgctTTTGCTCAAAATATgagatttttgtttctttaaaagGATATTTACTAAACTTGCAATTTATTTGGTGGGTATTTTTAGGTCATTGCTTTGCAGGCCATTGCCAATGGATGTGGGAAGATGCACATGTGTGATAGTGAAGGAAGCAATCCCAGAAGCAATAGATGGGGGCACTCTCTATTCTCTTTATACCAATGTAAGAAAGATGTCTCTACTTTGACGTTTGAATAGCTTATGTCATGTTCGATTTAGCCGACACCATACTTGTGTGGTACAACTCTTTTGCTGGCGTAATGCCGGTCAGTCATTCCTGTATTTATAAGGTAGAAGATATGTTACAATGCTGTCATATCCCGAGATTCCCAACATTGCGAAACAAATTTACCTGAGTTTCTTTTTGACATATGAATCAAATTTGAGTTGCTAGTTTGATTCCAAGTTCTAATATAATCTTCACGGCGTCATCCATGGCCTGCGAGCCCTGCTCTTTTGCTGTTTCTGTAGCAGTGGTTTGAAGCTCCATGTTTTTTGTTATAAGTTTAAGTACTGATCGACATTAATATTTTAGAGGTAAAATGTGTTAACCTCCctttggtttggtattgatatGTTGCAGGAAGGCAAGGGAAGGCAGGACCGGAAACTAGCTATTGCTCACCATAAGCGGCGGAATGGGAAATCTGAGTTGACAATCGCTCAGAATGTGAAGGGAATACTGTCTCATTCGGATGATAGTTTTATTGGTATTGTAAATGCTAACCTCATGGGTTCAAAATACCACATATGGGATCAGGTTAGAAATATATTACTTGTAGAAATCGTAATCAGATTTCCTTGGACATTTTATGTCATCTGGTTGATAATTTTATTACAGGGTGGTCATCCCAATTCCTTGAGCAAAGAGGCTAAATCACTTGCCGTTGTAGCgtaagcctctctctctctctctctcacacacacacacacatgtgcaCGCAATCTTTCCTCAATTTGTAATGGTTGCTGTTTGTCTTTACAGGTTCACGCCAACAATCCCGTGCTGGACAGGAAGTTACAGACGTATAAGGGCATATATACCCAAGCACCAATTCATGCAGTTAAAGAACACAACACAGGTGATCTTAACAGTTTCTATGATATCT encodes:
- the LOC137709366 gene encoding tubby-like protein 8 — translated: MMAGCKKTTLVLRQSSYNSLYVDPLAYQKHSRSHSQGIAFISKNDNSEPNPSALNVNKENAMPKKPQKAVPDSDKENLVAHEHGSSSFAMQPLKQRNLKSLSTGCRALKPSSLQFCMQASEPEKALFGGSTMWDPPSNGSDNSSSLNIWDYSDSEAAPASSWSTLPNKSLLCRPLPMDVGRCTCVIVKEAIPEAIDGGTLYSLYTNEGKGRQDRKLAIAHHKRRNGKSELTIAQNVKGILSHSDDSFIGIVNANLMGSKYHIWDQGGHPNSLSKEAKSLAVVAFTPTIPCWTGSYRRIRAYIPKHQFMQLKNTTQVQHSKGLPKDWEGKLDKVHQLSSRVPHYNKISKQYELDFRDRGRAGLRIQSSVKNFQLTLEENGKQTILQLGRVGKSKYVMDYRYPLTGYQAFCICLASIDSKLCCTV